The window AGGGTTCGTTTGGAATTTGATTGCCGTTAAAGAGCGAAGCTCCATCCTGCAGCAATGCATTGAATCTCGACAAGTTCAGTACCACATTCAGTTTACGGTATATGTAGTTTACTTCAGCTTCGAATCCGATAGATCGTACGCCGGATAGGTTTACATTGTTGGAGGTTTCCATATTGGTAATATTCCGGTCGCTTGATAAAAGCACGATTTTATCTTTGGTGTTACGTAAAAAACTACCTCCTGAAATAGAAATGCGATGTTGGTTAAAGCGAAAGGTACCTGCACGGAAGCCCAGGTTAAAATTATTACTGATCTCTGGACGGATAGATGGATTGGCCACTAAATTGTCGGCCTGGTTACCGAATATCTCCGATTCGCCGGGCATTCTTACTGCTTTCTCGGCCGAGGCGATAATAACAAAGTTGGGTTTAAGGGAATATGAAGTGGCAAAACCATAACCAGTGGTATTTCGGTCGTCGCTGGTTATCCTTTCTATACGGGTAGGCTGTCCGTTTACATTTTGTTGTACGGGGTCTGTCCGGTCTATTTTTTGTTGATAGTATTTACCAAATAAACTGGTTCTTAAACGGCCTTCAAAAGCTTCCATTTCGTATGAGAAAGCCGAAACATTTTTAGTCAGGTCGCTGGTCGACAGATAATTTCGTTCCAATATGGTTCTCAGCTCGTCCATATCCTGCCTGTCTACCACATAAAACATATGGTTAAAAACTACTTTATGGTTTTCGGCAATATTGTAACTTAAACTGGCGCGTAAAGTCGCAATTTGCCTGCTGATGTTGTTCATGGTTGGGGCAGCCTGTTGTGCACCACCAAGTGTGCGCAAGGGTTCGCCTTTTATGCCAATTACTTTCTGCCCATCCCAGTTGTAGCGGTAACTTACCGTATCCTGAATGTATTGATGCCTGTCGCTGTAAACACCGTTAAAGCTAAAATTTAAGCCTTTTAACAACAGGTCGTTCTTTTTATAATCGAGACCAATTACATGTGCCTGCGATTTTGAAAATCTGCCCATATAAGGCCTGCTCATGTACTGGCCATGTTGTACCTCATCGTAAGTATCCGAAACGTTATAGTTTACCATCAGGTTGTCGGCCCATTTTACATCGGTAAAACCCAGTTCGAAACGGCCACCATACGATTTGTAGGCATCATTAAACCGCTTTCCCCGAGTTTCGATCATCTGGCCGTTGGGCTGTTCATTACGTACAAACTTGCCCCATACCTCATAATCGTTATCAGAGTAGCTGTAAAAACCTGATCCGCGTACCGTAAAACCAGATTTGGCATCGCGGTACATGCCGCTTAAATCGGCCTGTTGGGTATTAAAAGAGCCATAAGAAACTGAGGCATTTAAGTTGTTGCGCAAACCGCCTTTTTTTAAAATCACGTTAATGCCTCCGCCCAGGTAATCGCCGGCAAGGTGCGCAGGCAATACGCCTTTATACACTTCTATCCGCTCAATCATAGATGGTGGAATATTGTTGAGGTTGAAAGAAGAACCATAGGTAGAAATCTCTATTCCATCAATAAAAATTCCAATGGCGCGGCCTGACATTCCGTTTAAGTTGTAATTTGCTTCAGAACCGATACCGCCACTCTGGCGAACCCTAACTCCAACAGTTCTATTAAGAAGTTCGTTGGTTTGTAAATTCCGTAATGATGCTGCTTTGGTATCAATTACATTCACGGCAAAACCCGAAGTTTCGATCTTCCTTTTTTCTGTTTTGCCCTGCACGGTTACCTGCTCCAGCTCGCGATCGGAAATGGTTAGCACCTTTGGGTTTAGCACAGTTTTATCTTTATTAATATTAACTGCGAAGTTTTTGTGGCGTATTTCAACAGAACTGATAATCAGCGTATAATTGCCATATTTCACTGCCTGCATCTCATACTTGCCATCAGCATCTGTCATGGTTTTTCTGTCAAGCTCTTTCAGTAAAACAGTAGCACCGCTAACCGCTTCGCCCTGCTCGTTGGTTACCTTGCCCCACAGGGTGCCGGTTTGGGCTGATGCTGCGGAAGTGATACAGGATATGATGAGGATTAATAAACAGTGTTTCATTAAATAGTGTAATTTTTTATATTTGTTCTTTAGAATAGGTCTTAATAAGAATAACTTTGCCGCAAAGATAAAAGCTGAATATGACGCAATCGGGAGAAGAACTAACGCTTAAGGGAGAATATAAACACGATATAGAAAGTGTGTTTTCGTTTAATAAAGCGATTGCTTTCAGCTATATTAAGGATGTAGCAGACCGGAAGAAGATCGAAATCAGGATGAGCCATCCGGATGATGAGCAGTTAGAAGTTTTTCAAATGATTTTTGTGTTGAAAGGGAATGTCACCGTCCACACCTCTGATGCACCGGATAAGGTAAATATCAGTGTACATCAACACAACCTTTGCCGGGTAGCCATTCAGTCGGTGCGCATGGTTATGAGCGATAGTAGCGACGAAGTGGTTTGTATTAACCTGAGTGCTGCTTTTTTAAACCGGTATGTACCGGTTAACCATCCGGCACATCGCAGACTCATGGCTGTACGCACAGGCAAGGAGGCCCCGGTCATGCTTTCACCAGTAAACTTGTCTGTTACGCCCGAAATTGGTACAATTTTGCAACGACTGAGCGATGCAGCTCAAAGTAATTTCTGCGATCAGTTGCTGCTCGAATCTAAAGTAATTGAACTACTGGCGCTGCAACTTGGACAATTTGAGCAGCTTCAAAGTAGTATAGGTACGCCAAAGCTTAAAACCGAAGAATTAGAAAGGATGCAGGAAGCACGGGAAATCTTAATACACCATGTTGGAGAAAAGCTGTCGTTACGTACCCTGGCCCACCTGGTGGGTACCAACGAGTTTAATCTTAAACGCGATTTTAAAACTGTTTTCGGTAATACCGTATATGGTTACCTCAATCAGTTTAAAATGGAAAAGGCCAGGTCAATACTCCTGGCAAAAGATATTACCATTGCCGAGATTGCTAAAAAGGTAGGCTACAAGCATGCTACACACTTTACCAGCGCATTTAAAAAATACTTTGGCTACTTGCCCAATAAAATTAAAGCAGGCAAATTATCGTTATTGATCTTCATGGAAGATATTATTGTGCTTTTTGATAATCTCTTTTGTGCAATAGTTTAGTAGGAATAGTTTTCTATCAAACCATAGAAACTCCTTGGTTTCCTTTTGTACCAGTTGAAATCTAAAGACTGATTTTTTACAGTAATTTTTGGTAGCAGAAGAATCGTAATCCCGGGCGTTTGGCCAGTGTAATTTCTCCACTAAATGCATAACCTAATTTGGGGAACAGCGCTTGTGTAGCCTTATTCTCACTATTGGTATCTACCCTTAAAATGGTAATGTTACGTGTTTGCGCCACAGTTTCTGCCTGCTGCATTAAGGCCCGGGCAATGCCTTTGCCCTGTAAATCGGGGTTTACCGCCAGGCGGTGGGTTACAATGGCATTTTCGGTAATATCCCAGCCGGCATCAGCATATTCGGGATCCTGATCGGTAGTAATGGCTGTAACCCCTGCAATTTGATTGTCTATTTCAGCTACCCATAACTGCGCCAGCGCAATGTCTTTCTCAAATACTTCGGGGTTTGGATAATCGTTTCCCCACTGGAAATTTCCTGCAGCCTGCATTAAGGGCACTACTTTACGTACCAATTGCATTATACCTGCTATATCTGTCGTTTCGGCTAATCTGATTGTCATGGACCAAAGATAGCAGAATGAAGAAAAGCATCGTTCATCGCTATGTCAGAACAGGTTTTTACAGAGGATAAATTTGTGCAAAAGAAATAAACCACAGATAAAAAGAATAACCACAGATTTAAATAAATGATCTGTGGTTATCTGTGGCAAAAAACAGGAATCTTTTTTTCCCGGTTAGTTATTCAAAATCTCTTTGGTTTTTGATAGAGTTTCGGCTGCTGTTGTTTTAGGCAGATTACTGATCTCGAACTGTTTCAAAGCATTTTCAAGCTGTTGCAGTTTTTCGCTTTGGTTTTTATCAGTATATTCTTTTCTAAGTAGTTTTATTTTTTCAAAATCCTGTGCGCCTTCAATCATTTTTTCGAAACGTACCGAGCTAAATGGTCCCGGGTAAACCAGGTAAGTGTCGCCGGCAGGCCATGCCGTAAAACGCGTATCGGTTAACGGACTTTTGGTCCAGCTGTTAAAGGCCCAACGCAGGTAACCATCCATGTTTTTGTTGGCGGTGTACCAACCCATCCAAACCGACTCTGCCGGCGATGAAAAGCTAAAAGCATTTGGGTAAGGTTCGGTACAGCAAGTGTACCAGGTGCTTATTTTGCCCGCTGCATGGCGGTTTTTCAATACCTCGGCAGGGTATTCCCATTTAGAGGCAATGCAATAGTTAAAAATATCTTTTTCAATTTCCTGGTGATATTCGCCGGCCAATGCGATTTTCCATTCGCTATCAATCGATTTTAGCAG is drawn from Pedobacter sp. HDW13 and contains these coding sequences:
- a CDS encoding TonB-dependent receptor, with translation MKHCLLILIISCITSAASAQTGTLWGKVTNEQGEAVSGATVLLKELDRKTMTDADGKYEMQAVKYGNYTLIISSVEIRHKNFAVNINKDKTVLNPKVLTISDRELEQVTVQGKTEKRKIETSGFAVNVIDTKAASLRNLQTNELLNRTVGVRVRQSGGIGSEANYNLNGMSGRAIGIFIDGIEISTYGSSFNLNNIPPSMIERIEVYKGVLPAHLAGDYLGGGINVILKKGGLRNNLNASVSYGSFNTQQADLSGMYRDAKSGFTVRGSGFYSYSDNDYEVWGKFVRNEQPNGQMIETRGKRFNDAYKSYGGRFELGFTDVKWADNLMVNYNVSDTYDEVQHGQYMSRPYMGRFSKSQAHVIGLDYKKNDLLLKGLNFSFNGVYSDRHQYIQDTVSYRYNWDGQKVIGIKGEPLRTLGGAQQAAPTMNNISRQIATLRASLSYNIAENHKVVFNHMFYVVDRQDMDELRTILERNYLSTSDLTKNVSAFSYEMEAFEGRLRTSLFGKYYQQKIDRTDPVQQNVNGQPTRIERITSDDRNTTGYGFATSYSLKPNFVIIASAEKAVRMPGESEIFGNQADNLVANPSIRPEISNNFNLGFRAGTFRFNQHRISISGGSFLRNTKDKIVLLSSDRNITNMETSNNVNLSGVRSIGFEAEVNYIYRKLNVVLNLSRFNALLQDGASLFNGNQIPNEPFFTANGNVQYRIDNLLQKKSALNLYYNFGYVHPFETIWQLKRDEFNITPTQFIQDLGTSYRFPNQRMVISFDAKNIFNKEAYDNFAAQKPGRAFYLKFNYTINNF
- a CDS encoding helix-turn-helix transcriptional regulator, which translates into the protein MTQSGEELTLKGEYKHDIESVFSFNKAIAFSYIKDVADRKKIEIRMSHPDDEQLEVFQMIFVLKGNVTVHTSDAPDKVNISVHQHNLCRVAIQSVRMVMSDSSDEVVCINLSAAFLNRYVPVNHPAHRRLMAVRTGKEAPVMLSPVNLSVTPEIGTILQRLSDAAQSNFCDQLLLESKVIELLALQLGQFEQLQSSIGTPKLKTEELERMQEAREILIHHVGEKLSLRTLAHLVGTNEFNLKRDFKTVFGNTVYGYLNQFKMEKARSILLAKDITIAEIAKKVGYKHATHFTSAFKKYFGYLPNKIKAGKLSLLIFMEDIIVLFDNLFCAIV
- a CDS encoding GNAT family N-acetyltransferase, which gives rise to MTIRLAETTDIAGIMQLVRKVVPLMQAAGNFQWGNDYPNPEVFEKDIALAQLWVAEIDNQIAGVTAITTDQDPEYADAGWDITENAIVTHRLAVNPDLQGKGIARALMQQAETVAQTRNITILRVDTNSENKATQALFPKLGYAFSGEITLAKRPGLRFFCYQKLL